A stretch of DNA from Rheinheimera sp. MMS21-TC3:
TTTTTATCAACTAGACCAACTGGGCACGCCATTAAGCCTAACCGACAGCGACAACAACATCGTCTGGCAAGCGCATTACACTGTGTTTGGTAAAGCCACGCTGACGGTGAACAAAATCGACAACCCAATCCGCTTTCAGGGCCAGTACTATGACAGCGAAAGCGGGTTACACTACAACCATTTCCGCTACTACGACCCACAAACCGGCCGTTTTATCAGCCAGGATCCGATAGGGCTGCTAGGTGGCATAAATCACTACCAATACGCGCCGAACCATATCAACTGGATTGATCCGCTGGGGTTGTGTGCGAAGGAAAGCGGTGTAGATTTTTATGTTGGGCCGTCAGGCCCGCTTGCTACATTACCTTCTACAGCCTATCGCTATGACCGTTATTTAAATGATGACGGGACGTTGAACGAATGGGGAGATAAAATAATTCAATCAGGTGAAGGACGAGTAACATACTTTGGGTTTGAGAAATATGATTCTGGTACTAAAGCTGCAGATGCTTTTCAAATTAAGACTAAGCGACACGTGAATCCGCTAGATCCTGAGGATAGATCATGGAGTGACAGCCGCTTACGAAGTGAGTTTGATACACTTCAGTTATTTGATAAAGGTGGGGTTCCGTCAGTACGGGTGCCAACAGCTTATGGTGATAAGCCTGGAGAGGCTCCTGAGCCGTTTACATCAGCTTATCCGGAATTTGGTGCGGGTGGTGCGCAACAACTTCATGCCGATGGTGCAATAATAAAATACAGGAACACAGAAGTGTTACCAGAGGATTAAGTAATGAGTATAAGGTCTGATTATCCCTGTAATGAAGCAATTAATGACTTAGAGGTTTTTTTTAGAAAGCATATTGCTAATGCTAAAGAGCTCCAGAGATTTCTTGATTATTTAGTTCAATTTAAGGCTGCTGGAAGAGTTAGCTTTCGCTTTTTACACGAAGAATTGATGGCATATAGAAAGACTAATTCAGATTATTTTCCATTCAGTGATGAGGAGCGTAAGATGATAGATGAGATGTTTCACTTTTGGGGATAGGTGCTTGCTTTGTCATCATAACCGTCAAAAACAACGAAAAGACAGCTCTCATCGGTTAATAAGGGGGGGAAGTTATAGTGGTTTTATTATCGGCTATCACTAAACAGCTGTACCTATTGCAACACCGACCTAACTGCAATCGAAAACGCCGCCACCATACCGATAATCCATATTGCGGAGCGGGTGGTGGCGTAGTCCAGCCAGTAACACACCAGATACGCCAGCCGGCTGACGATAAATACCCAAGCTAAAATCACTGTGGTGCTATCCACTGTTTCAAGTGCTATGGCGCTGAATACGGCGCAGGCATAAATCAGCAAGGCTTCAAAACTATTGTAATGCGCCGCATTAGCGCGCTGGCCAAAGCCGGTCAGGCTGGCTTGCTGTGCGCGCGGGTTATGGTTGTCATAACCGCCGGCTTTTTGCATAGCAAAAGCCAGTGGCGCTTTGGTAACCCCACAGGTGACGGCATAGAGGTAAAGCAGGGCCGTTTACTGCGTTTTCACGAAAACCAATATCAATACGACGATAACGGTAATCAGCTAGCTGCCACCGCACCGGGCAAACGTCAGCAACGCGAGTTCAATGGCTTTAACCAGCTAACGGCATTGCAGCAGAATGATGCTGTTACGCGTTACGAATATGACGCCTTTGGCCGGCGCAGCGCCAAAATTACCGCCGCCGGGCGTACTGATTATCTGTGGGAAGGCAACACGCTGATTGGCGAATACTGTCAGGGTGAATACCGCTGGTATGTGTTTGAGCCAAACACTAATAAACCGCTGGCACTGATAAGCGGCGGCCAGTTGTATTTTTACCAGTTAGACCAGTTAGGCACACCGCTCAGCTTAACTGATAGCGAAAACAATATTGTCTGGCAAGCGCATTACACTGTGTTCGGTAAAGCCACTGTAACGGTTAATGAAATTGACAACCCCATCCGCTTTCAAGGCCAGTACTATGACAACGAAAGTGGCTTACACTACAACCATTTTAGGTACTACGACCCCGAAACCGGCCGCTTTATCAGCCAGGACCCAATAGGGCTGCTCGGTGGCATCAACCACTACCAATATGCGCCAAACCATATCAACTGGATAGATCCATTGGGGCTGAGTTGCAAAGAGAATGCTGTAAATGTCTTCAGTACCCAAGACCAAGCTGCTAATGCTGCTTTGAAGCTAGCTAATCCGTTATCAATTACTGACAATCTTGAATACGGAGGGTTAATATACAGAGATGAAAACGGCAATTACGGTTTTTCCGGCCCCGTAAAAGGGTCTGATCAAGGCGTCAACCCGCATGATGCAGTTATACCCGATGGCGCAACACTGGTTGGTGACTACCATACGCATGGTGATTATTCATTGATAGACAGAGTTAGCGGAGCTGCAATCAGAACAGGTGATCCTTTACGTGATGAGTTTAACAGTGATAACTTTTCAGCGGGCGATTACTCGGGGATCCGTGCGGATGCTCGCGGTATATCAGGCTATCGGGGCTATTTAGGAACACCCGGAGGGTTATTTAAGGTATTCAATCCGGAAGACGGAACTGTTTCGGTGTTAAAAGAATGAAAATTTTATCGTCTATTGTACTACTTATGCTTATGGAGAATTCCACATTGTCAGAGATTAAAGCGCCTGTAGAAGTATTATCAATTAAAGCGTCGCATTTTGATGTTATTAAGCTTGCTGGTGAGCGGGTTGACGATGAGAGGCTGGGTATATCGGGTTACAACATCACGCTTATGGAAGATGATAATAACTGGATTGTTTATTACCAACCTGCTGATTACCCTGCAGGTCAAAGAGGAAGTATTGGTAAAAAGACTTATGTTGTTGAACTTAGAAAAACTGACCTGAAAATTGTCAACGCATATTATGGCAGGTGAAATATCTGGTTGTTAGTCATCATTAACCCCTGCAGGCTTGGTAGCATCTGTTTCCTCAGGATAGTCCGGCTTATGCGCCTCTACCCATTGCTCGTCCTGGCGCGGGTCCATTTGTGCCAGTGATGCACCTGAGGCTGCCGGCACGGCAACAAACACACTTAGCTGCTCATTAGCTATGCGCTCTGCGCTTAAGGCATAAACACCCAATAGCAGTGCGGCTACTGCTAAAACAGTAAAAAACAGGCCGCCTGATATACCTAACACGGCGCCCAATATTAACGGGGCTAAAAACGAGCCAATACCATAGGCAAACAGCAAGCTGCGGCTAATTTCAACCAAATCTTTGCCGTGGTCTAATCTGTCGTTGGCGCGCGCCACGCTAAGCGGATAAATACTAAACAGGCTGGTGCCAAGCAAAAAACCAAGTAAATAAAATAACCAAAGTTGCGTTGCCAGCAGCGCCAGTAGCAAGCAAATGGCTGCACTAAACAACCCGGCCCATGCCAGTAACTTACGCCGGCCGTAGCGGTCGGATAAAGTGCCAACCGGCCATTATGCCAATAAACCACCAAGTATCGAAATGGCCATAAATGACGCTACAACTGATTGTTGTTGGTACATATTCAGCACAAATACCGGCATCATGGTGTAAAAACCGCCGACAAAAAAGCCGCCAATTATACTGCCTACCAGCGCGAGCGGTGCAATATGTAATACCCTGGGCAAGCTGTAGCGCTCAAAAGGTTGCAACACAGGCTGACTGATTCGGGTAATCGCAACTAAAAACAGCGACGCCAGCACAAGCACTGATCCCAGAACAAACACCAGATGTGATGTTACGTTCAGGCTTAAAATCAGTTGACCCAGAGCGGTAGCCATAAAAAACACTACTGTGTATACCGCCAGAATCCGGCCCCGGTCATGTGGCTGCTTTTTTCATTTAGCCAACTTTCCAGCACTATCAGCAGTGCGTAAAAGGCGAAGCCAGACAGTAAACGTAGTATGGCCCAAAACCAGGGATCATAATGTAAAGTATGGCCAAGGAAGGCCATTACCATGAGCGCAGAAAAGGCAGAAAAACTGCGGGCATGCCCGACATTCACTATCAGCTTTTGGCTAAAAACCGCCGCCAGCAGGGCGCCGAGAAAAAATGCCAACCTTCGGGGTCAGATCCAATTATTACAATTGTTAAAACCAATTAACTAGCATAGTTAATAGCGAAAATGGCCACGATTCAGTAACGCGTTATTAAAAAAGGGGTCGTAGTTAATTAATAACTTGTTAAATTATGACTGTGACTAATTTTATATCATCTGAGTGTGTTGAGCTATTTGGTTAGCTCCTTATTAGCTATACCCATTGGGCACGCCATTAAGCCTAACCGACAGCGACAACAACATCGTCTGGCAAGCCCAGTACAGCGTATTTGGCAAAGCCATTGTTACAGTTAACAAAATCGACAACCCAATCCGCTTTCAAGGCCAATATTTTGATAACGAAAGCGGGCTACACTACAACCACTTCAGGTACTACGACCCAACAACAGGCCGCTTTATCAGCCAAGATCCAATAGGGTTAATAGGCGGTATAAACCACTACCAATATGCACCGAATCATATTAACTGGGTAGATCCGTTGGGGTTGAGTTGTAAGGAATTTAAAACTGCTGATGCAGCTGCTTTAAGTGCTTCAAAATTAATTTTTCAGCGTTCTATAGACGAAGATCTTGAGTATGGTGGAATGATCTTTAAACGACAAAATGGGACATATGGTTTTACACAACCAATCAAAGGCACTGTTGACGGAGTTGACCCAGGAGGCCCAGATTCAGTACCGTTGGGAACTGAAGCTGTTGCATATTACCACTCACATGGTGCATATAATGTACTTTATGATAGTGAAAACTTTTCAAATGCTTACGATCCTGACTATGATGATTGGTATGGAGACATTCCATATGCAAACGATTTGAAAGTAGATGGGTATTTAGTTACACCAAAAGGTTTGTTTAAGAAATACTCATTTATTGATAATCAAGTTTATGAGTTAGGGAAAGTTACTAGTGATTAGTTATATTTCTGTATTAATAATAGGATTGATTACGATGTCTTCAATGAACATTACTGATAAGGTTAGACTTGATGAACTGAGAGTAAAAACAACTGTATCAGGTATTTACCTACAAGCTTGGCAAGCAGTTGAACTGCATTTAAAGGCAAATAATTACGTAATAGAATATGACAAGATTTTAGTTACATTCATCGAAAATGACTCTGATTATGAGGTTTATTTAAGAAAGCCGGTAACTACTAAAATTCTTGGCGGAGGAGGAGGAATTTGTGTAGTAAGTAAAAAAGATTTTTCAGTTAAATCATGCTCTTTTAATCGTTAAAGCTAAAATTAACGTACATAAATGAACTCATTAACTATGGCAGAATAACACTTTATTAGGCGAGCATAACAACAGCGAGTTTACTTGGTACCTGTTCGAGCCAAATAGTAATAAACCGCTAGCGTTAATAAAACGCGGCAAGGTCTATTTTTATCAACTAGACCAACTGGGCACGCCATTAAGCCTAACCGATAGCAAAATCGACATCCGATAACAGGCCGTTTTATCAGCCAAGACCCAATAGGGTTAATCGGCGGTATAAATGTAAGCCTAACGATAACCACACCTAGCAGCATGATTGACGTTACGCTTACGATTAAACTAACCTGTTAGCGCTAGGCTAGCGAAATTAACGTGCTTGTTAGGCAAAATTAAAGTTTGCTGAAAAGCTCAGCTACTAGGTTAAATACCTAAAATAGCCAATAATATCAGTGCTTTTTATTTAAATACTCTGCAACTTCAACTACCTGCTGATGGGTGCCTGTAGGCAGCAAATACTTAACTTCTTTGCTATAGCATAACGCTTCATCTTTAGCCCAAGCGGATGAAACCTTATGCCCTAACAAAAGCGTCCCTGACGGGCATTGAGTATAGCCATTACTGCGCGTTGCGACTTGCCAAACTATATAATCTACTACAACAGTGACGCCTGAAACGACAATCAAAATGGCAATGCCCGTTACTAACTTCACTTTTATTTTTGCCAGCAAAGGTTTTTCAAGTAATGTTAGAGCAACCTCGTTAATACCCATAAATGTTGCTAAGCACATTGCAAACCAAATAGGGATCATAGAAATATTGCCAGCAGAAAAAAACACTACAGGATAATTGCTATATGGATATAACGCCTCCTGAACAATCATATAAAATCCAGAAGATATCATAAACCAACTCATAGCCAACGTTATTAATGTGGCCAAACCTAATGCGACTAAATATGTTGCATCTAACTTATCTAATCGCTGTTTTAGCAACTTTACCACGGCCTTAATACCTCATTAACAATGTTATTTAACTCTTTCTTTGCTGTAATTTTTATAGCCAAAATGATTTTTTCAGTTGTAATCAAATATACATTATGAAGCTCATCAACAAGAGTTTTCGATATTTTTTTCTCTTTGTGCTCTAGGTACTTTATTATTGACTTCGTAATTTCATACTCTGAATCAAGGTCATTTAAACGTCGGCTAACAAATATACCGACGGCAATACCTAAGCCAATTGCAACAACAGCAACTGTTCCGGGTGCTATCAGAATACCAAACAGAACACCAGCAATAGCCCCTATAACAGCTTTAACAATATCGGTACTTGGCATACACATGGTGATTACTCTGCTTTTGATGAGAATGATAATATTGTAAGAACCAGCGATCCAAGTTTAGACCATTTTAATAGTGATAATTTTTCACCTCCAGATATTGACGTTGCTGATAGTAGAGCTAAAGATACTAGTGAATATAAAGATGATTAAAATAATATTACTGATTCTTTTCTTTTTTTTTACTAATAGTGCTTATTCAGCTTTGAAGGAGATAGATTTGGAACTTTCAACAGATACACGTTTTGAAGGCATTGTTATTCCTAGCCTTGTTAATGCATATGCCGATTTTTTGACATTTGACTATAAAATTACCAACTTTACAGTGTCCATAAATATCTCTGAAAATATAATTATTACTTTTATTCCAAAGTTTGCTCCTGAAGAAGGCACTCCTCTTGGCGGAAAAACAAAATATGGACGTGTTGTTTCCTATGAAATTGATATAAAAACAGGAGATATAATAAATCGAAGTTTCGCACGATAAGCGTAGGAAGTAATTAATTATAGGAAAGTTAGTATTAATGGAACAAGAAAATCGCTTAGTGCTGATTGACATTATGGAACAGCTTCATAAAGATCCGGCTGATATTGAAGAGCAGTGGCAAAAAGTAACACCGTTATTGATTGAATTGTCGGCTAGTTCGCCTGACGGGTTTGCAGGCATAACCGCGATGATTAATCGCCACTTTACCAATGCAACTAAATTTAAAAATGCAAATATCCAACAGTTTGAATTAGAGTCTGGCTTAATAAAGCTTAAAACCTATTTTAAAAAGCTAGATCTACTAGAAGAAGCCTCTTAATAGCGTTTTATTACAAACTACCAAGGACGCTCAATGAATATTATTGCCTTAGCGGCCAATTGGGTTGAGCAGCAACAACATGTGATTGCTAAAACAGGCCGCTCTTTAACCGATGCCGAGCAAGCAATAGCCAAGCAGGTTGGGGTGGAAAAGCCTGAAGCGGTATTTATAGCGCAAGTGCCTGCTATAGAGCGGCCTGCACAGGCCGAACTTGCTGCATTGTGTCAACAACAAGGCTTTTTAACAGATGACACTATAGGCTTAACCTTAGGCTATGGCATTTATATAAAGCAGGGCCATTTAACTCCCCGTTTGTTATCTCATGAATTACGCCATGTTTATCAATATGAGCAGGCAGGCTCTGCCGAGGCTTTTTTAAGCCGCTATATTGCTCAAGTGATGCAATATGGTTATGCCGATGCACCGCTTGAAATTGATGCTAGGGCACATGAAATAAGTTAAAAGTATATAACCCCTAACAGCAAAAGCTTTAGCTGTTAGGGGTTAATTATTCCACTGGGTGTTTATTGTGCTGTTAAACCGCCATCAACCACAAACTCTGAGCCGGTTGAGTAGCTAGAGTCATCTGAGGCTAAATAAAGAACTAATTGCGTAACTTCTTCCACTTTGGCTAAGCGTTTTAACGGAATGGTTTTAGCAAAAGCTGCAACGGCGTCTTTAGTGTCGGCTTGCATTATCATTGGTGTTTCTATTACGCCAGGGTGTACCGAGCTCACCCTAATATCAAAAGCAGCACACTCTAAAGCTGCGGCTTTGGTCATACCGGTAACGGCAAATTTAGAATCGGTATAGCCAATAGCCCCGCCAACTAAGCCATTAATAGATGAAATATTAACAATAGAGCCACCACCAGCTTTTTTCATTGAGCCAATAACCGCTTTCATACCCAAAAATACCGACACTTGGTTAATATCAACAATGCGCCGATAGTCTTCTAAAGACGTCTCAAGAATAGACTTCGCCATGGTAATGCCAGCATTATTAACCAACACATTCACAGGGCCAAACTGCTGCCCAGTGCTGGTAATCATTTTTTGCCAATCTTGCTCGCTATAATAACCACTTTATCTTGTAAACGAGCCATAATAAGTCCTTAATATGGGGTCATAATATGGGTCAGAGTTAATTAATATACTGTTAATTCCTTAAGTGCTGCAGCTTCGCTCTTCTGGTGAAAAGTAGCGCAGCTAACTAAGTGAACTAAACAAATAAAGCAATAATTGGCATAGCAAAGCAGCATGCCATACCTAAAAACCAAACTAGCGAGCGTAAGCTTGCTAAGTTAAACCAATAACAGCATAAATAACCAACACGGCTAAGTACAAATAGCCAGCCTAGGGTAACACTTAAGCTGCCAACAGGGCCGCTTTGTGCTGTTATTAACACCGCAGCGGCGAAGATAGCTAAGGCTTCAAAACTATTGTAATGGGCCGCGTTGACGCGCTCAGCAAAACCATCTAAAGCTGCCTGTTGTTTTCTGGGATTATTGTTATCGTAGCGGCCGGTTTTATTTATGGCAAAGGCAAGGGGCACCTTAGCAAGGTAAGGTAAAAACATGGTAACTAATAAACTGGTTAATAATGACGCTAGCATAATGTGCTCTCTTCTTAAGTAAAATAGTTAAGTAAAATAGTTAAGTAAAATAGTTAAGTGAAAACTAGCTAATTAAGCTAAAGCTTAGCTAATATTCTGTGTTGTGTTTGTTTTAAGTGCCACAAAAGGTATTTTTAATTTTTTCATCTTTGCTAGGTGGTGCAGCCAAAAAGCTATCGGCCTCTTGCAAAGTGAAAGGTGAAGCTAACGCCTGTTTTAATTGATTAAATAAGCTTAAATCGCCCTCTGTAGTGGCTTGCTGTATTACCTTAGCAATAATATGGTTACGCGGAATTATTGCAGGGTTAGTCGCGTCCATTTTAGTTTTTACTTCACTAAGGCTAATATCTTGCTGGGCTAAGCGCTGTTGCCATGCAACTAACCAGCTTTGCCATTCAGTTGTGTGCGTGACTAAAGGTGTTAAGCCGTTAGTTGTGTCTGTGATATTTTGACTTAATAGCCTAAAGCTTTGGCTAAAATCTAAATTATCGTTTTGCAATATCTT
This window harbors:
- a CDS encoding MAPEG family protein, with the translated sequence MQKAGGYDNHNPRAQQASLTGFGQRANAAHYNSFEALLIYACAVFSAIALETVDSTTVILAWVFIVSRLAYLVCYWLDYATTRSAIWIIGMVAAFSIAVRSVLQ
- a CDS encoding RHS repeat-associated core domain-containing protein, encoding MVVITAGFLHSKSQWRFGNPTGDGIEVKQGRLLRFHENQYQYDDNGNQLAATAPGKRQQREFNGFNQLTALQQNDAVTRYEYDAFGRRSAKITAAGRTDYLWEGNTLIGEYCQGEYRWYVFEPNTNKPLALISGGQLYFYQLDQLGTPLSLTDSENNIVWQAHYTVFGKATVTVNEIDNPIRFQGQYYDNESGLHYNHFRYYDPETGRFISQDPIGLLGGINHYQYAPNHINWIDPLGLSCKENAVNVFSTQDQAANAALKLANPLSITDNLEYGGLIYRDENGNYGFSGPVKGSDQGVNPHDAVIPDGATLVGDYHTHGDYSLIDRVSGAAIRTGDPLRDEFNSDNFSAGDYSGIRADARGISGYRGYLGTPGGLFKVFNPEDGTVSVLKE
- a CDS encoding RHS repeat-associated core domain-containing protein → MGTPLSLTDSDNNIVWQAQYSVFGKAIVTVNKIDNPIRFQGQYFDNESGLHYNHFRYYDPTTGRFISQDPIGLIGGINHYQYAPNHINWVDPLGLSCKEFKTADAAALSASKLIFQRSIDEDLEYGGMIFKRQNGTYGFTQPIKGTVDGVDPGGPDSVPLGTEAVAYYHSHGAYNVLYDSENFSNAYDPDYDDWYGDIPYANDLKVDGYLVTPKGLFKKYSFIDNQVYELGKVTSD
- a CDS encoding MAPEG family protein, whose protein sequence is MLASLLTSLLVTMFLPYLAKVPLAFAINKTGRYDNNNPRKQQAALDGFAERVNAAHYNSFEALAIFAAAVLITAQSGPVGSLSVTLGWLFVLSRVGYLCCYWFNLASLRSLVWFLGMACCFAMPIIALFV